From the Polaribacter tangerinus genome, the window ATCAATTATTTATTGCCGAAGGCACAAAAGTGGTTAATGAATTGCTAGAATCATCGCTAGAATTAGAAATACTTTTTGCTACTGAAAATTTTGAAACAACCGTAAGAAAAGATAAAATTACCTTTATTAGTGAAACAGACTTAAAAAAAATAAGCAGCCTAAAAACACCCAATAAGGTATTAGGAATTTTTAAAATTCCTGAACAAAATAAAATAATAGATACGGGTTTAATTATTGCTTTAGATGCTATTAACGACCCGGGAAATTTAGGCACAATTATTCGTTTATGCGACTGGTTTGGTGTAAAACAACTTGTGTGTTCTAATGATACTGTAGATTGTTACAACCAAAAAGTAGTACAAGCCTCGATGGGTTCATTAACAAGAATATCGATCACTTACCTCGACATAGAAACCTATGTAAAAAACACCTCTTTACCTTCTTTTATAGCTGATATGGATGGAGAAAATGTATATAAAATATCTTTACCAAAAGAAGGGGTTTTAATAATGGGGAACGAAGCAAATGGAGTTTCTTCAAAAATAAAGAAAGTAGTTTCCAACACACTATCTATTCCTAGATTTGGTGAAAACAAAGTTACAGAAAGTTTAAATGTAGCTACAGCAACAGCTATATTATTAAGTGAATTTAACAGATAAAAAATCTGATTATTCGAAAGCAAAGTTTAAAAAAATACCACGAGTTCCCATAAAATTAACAGGCGCCGTCCATTGACTATTAGCATCATCGTCGTATTTAATTTCATTATTCAAAGCAAAAACACCGCGTATTGATGGAGAAAACTTAAAAAAATACAAGTAAAAATCTACTCCTATACCAACTTCATACATAAAATTGTGTGTTTTCATTCTAAACTGACCCGCAGAATTATCATCTTGATTAGATTCGTTGCTAGAAAAATTATAGTCGTAAGAGATTCCTCCTAAGATATAAGGCCTTATATTTTTATATCTGTCGGTACTAAATTTAAGAACCAACGGCAAATGTAAATATGTAGAACCAATCTCTCTAATACTATCTTGTGGCTTTCCTGTTGTGGTTAAATGGTTGAATAAAATTCTTTTCGAATTACTTACTAAACCGGGCTCTAACCGTAAATTTAAATTTTTATGTAATCGTAAATCGGCAATTAAACCTACATTAAAACCAGCAGTTGGCGCTACAGTAATATTTGCATTTGTTACTACGCTTTCTTTTAAATTTAACTTGAAATCGTTCTGATTTAAACCTAAATAAAAACCGTAATGCATCAATTTATTGTCGAACGTTGGTAAATATTCTACACGTTCGGTTTGTGAAAAAAAGGAAAGGGCAGACAGTAGAAAAAACCCTAAAATTAGGAATCTTTTATTCATATATTATTTTCGGGCTGTGTAAATTGTGGCAACACCAAAAGTTACGGGTTTATCATTTGTATAAGTAAACCCATTTTTTTGTAAAATATTGTTAAATGCCTCTCCAAAAGGAAAAGAATTTGCCGATTCCGATAAATAAGAATACGCTACTTTATCTTTAGAAAACAACTTACCAATTAAAGGCAAAATGTAATTAGTGTACAATTTATACCCTTGTTTAAAGGGAAATTTGGTTGGGTTTGAAGTTTCTAAAATTACTAATACTCCTGTTGGTTTTAGCACTCTAGCAATCTCTTTTATCCCTTTAGCTAAATTAGCAAAATTACGCACACCAAAAGAAACAGTAATTGCATCGAAGGTATTGTCTTTAAATGGCATTTCTTCGGAGTCTGCTACCATCATTTCTATTTTATTGGAAAGATTGGCTTTCGCAATTTTTTGTTTCCCAACTTCTAACATTCCTGCAGATATGTCTAACCCTACAATTCTATCTGGGTTTAAACTTGCCATCATTAGGGCTAAATCTCCTGTTCCAGTAGCAATATCTAAAATTTGTTTCGGATTATTCTCCCCCACAATTTGCACCACTTTCTTTCGCCATTTAACATCAATTCCTAAAGAAATTACTCTGTTTAATCCATCGTAATTTTTAGAAATATTATCAAACATCTGTGCAACTTGCTCTTTCTTGCCTAAACTAGAATCTTTATAAGGATTTATTTTTTCTGCTGACATAAATAAGCCCACCTTTTTCTTCTTATAAGGAAGAGAGTACAGGGTGGAAACTGCTTTTTTTATTTAAATACTATAGTAAAAGAGTCAAATTTAGAAATTAATTTTATCAAAATATATACCTAAATTTACCCCTTAATAGCTACCACTTCATTAATTTGATTTGGTAGCATTTCTTTTAATAAATTTTCTATTCCGTTTTTTAAAGTAGCAGTAGAAGAAGGGCATCCACTACAAGCACCTTGCAATACCACACTTACAACTTTATTTTGCTCGTCGTAAGAACGAAAGGCTATATTACCACCGTCTCCTGCAACAGCTGGTTTTATATATTCATCTAAAATATCTACTATTTGCCCGGCAACTCCTTCTAATTGAACTTCTGGCACCACTGCTTTTTCTCCTTCTTCACTAGCAATTGTTACCTTTGGTAATTCTTTAATAATAGTTTTACCGTCTGCCAAATACTCTCTAATAAAAGAGCGAAGTTCTCCGTACACATCATTCCATTCTACCATATCGTACTTGGTTACAGAAATATAATTATCTGAGATAAATACCTCTTTTACAAATGAAAACTGAAAAATAGCCACTGCTAGTGGAGACGATTTACTTGCTTCATCTATATTCTTAAACTCTACATCTACCTGAGTTAATGCCTTATTAGTTCCAAATTTCATTACCGATGGATTTGGTGTTGCCTCGGCATAAACTTCTATTGGCTCTTTTTTTGTAGATGATTTTTGCTCATTTACTACAACATTCCCGTCATTTAAATAAGCTTCTATCTGTTCTTTTACCTCTTCTTGAACATCTTGCCATTCTACAATATCGAAACGTTGTATAGCAATAAAACTTGCCGTTACAAAAACCTTTTTTACAAAAGGTAAATAAAATAATTGTTGCACAAGAGGCGCGTTTTTTGCCTCATCAACATTATTAAATTCATAACTCCCTCCGTTAATTAAAACACTTGTACTGTTAAATTTAAGAATGGTATTATTCGTAGTTTCTTGTATGGTAATTTTAATTTCTGACATGTTCTAAATATTGAATTGCAAAATTAAGGGAAAAAAGGCAAATAGTTTAATTTTAAGGGTACAAAAGCGAAAGCCCTAAAAAGAAAAAATTGATGATTTCTTTTTAGGGCTCAAATAACTTTTAAGTTTTAAACATCTACTACAAGTTTATAGTTGCTGTTGCAGTAAACACGCTATTATCTATTTGAAGTTCTGCAGCATTTATATTTGAAAACTCTGCATAAGCATTGTAAAACGATGTTCGGTTATTGTTACCGTATGAAAAATCAATTTTAAAGTTACCGAAATCGTAACCACCACCAAAAGAATATCCTTGTAGGTTGTCGGTAGAAATTGCCTCTTTTAAAGGAGCTTCTTCGTACATATAACCACCTCTTACACTAAATCTATTCAAACGCCATTCGGTACCTATATTTATAGCATTTGTATTTCTTAATTCATTCTGAAAAAAAGCATTTTCTTGCATAAAATCGGTGCTAGATAATTTCATATTTTGATAATTCTTTCGAGTATAATCTATACTCAACAATCCTTTTTTACCAAAAACAATAGCACCACTTGTTGTTAATTTACTGGGAGTTCTAAATTGATATATAAAACTTTCTGATGGAAAAACACCGCCAGTTGTATTGTCATATATTACAGGGTCGTTGCTAACAGCTATTTCAGTATCGCCAAAGAAACCTTCGTTATCTACAATGTTTGTATTTTCAATTACTTCGGTATACCAAGTTGGTGTTTGATAAGACATACCGAATCTAAACACTTTGTTCAATTTATAAATAAACCCTAAATTTAAAGAAACACCTGTTCCTGTGGTAAAGTTTTCTTGATAAAAATTAGCTTCTAAGGTATTACCAGCTCCATCATTATTAAACTCTTCTAAAGTAGCCATTTGGCTAAAATTTAAGTTATAAAAATTTAAAGATGCTCCCAAATGCAACTTATTTAAATGTACTGATGAAAAAGCCAAGTTAATTTCATTGATCTCTCCTGTATAATTATTCTGAAAACGTTGTTCTTCAGAAAAATCATAAGCAATTGCAGGATTATTTTGATCTAAAGGAAATTCTCTAAAGGTTGGAATATTACTATTACCAACAAAGCCAAAATTAGAATTAAAATCTTTTTGCTTACGATAATTAAATCCGATGGCAAGTTTACTCCAATCAGAAGAATGAGAAGTGTTAAATACTAACACGGCACCTGCTTGTGATAGGTTAAAGAATTGGTCTTGTGTATTTCTATCACTACCATAATAATTGGCGTTTATGTCGGTACTTCTCACATTAAAAGAACCTGCAAAAGCACTACTATTATATACCGAAATACCTGCCGGATTTATATTCATTGCAGAAACATCACCTCCTAATGCTCCGAAAGCTCCTGCCATTGCAGTAAAACGTGCTGTTCCGTTTTTATCGTTTTCAGAAAACAACAAGGCTAAATCTTGATACCCCAAAGACTGTGCACGCGCGGTAAAGCTTACTGCAAAAATTACTGCTACTATTATATATTTTTTCATGTGTGTTTTTTAACTTAATATCTCTCTTAATTTCCTCTTCTAGAAGATGAAGATCTACCAGAAGATCTACTAGAACCTGAACTTCTACTGCTACTTGCTCGAGAACTGCTACTACTGCTACTTCTTCTCATTGTAGATGACGACCCCGTACTTCTTGTACTAGAAGAACGTCTAACTGCACTATTAGAAGAACTTCTTCTTGCATTTGATGTACCAGAACTTCTATTAACAGTGCTGGTGTTTCTTCGAACACTAGAACGTCTACCTACACTTCTAGATGAATTATTATTTACAACACCTCTTCTAACAGTTGCAGCACTTCTTCTTGTTGATGTAGCACTTCTAGTTGTGGAATTTCTTCTTGTAGAATATGCTACAGAACTTCTATTGCTACCTCTTCTAGAGTTTACAGAAGTACCTCTAGAAGTTACAACTCCTCTTCTGCTTCTATCTGCAATTCTTCCATTATAACGAGAATTTCTGTAATACCTATTATTTGTAAACCTATTATTAAATCGGTTAGAAAAATATGGATTATGAAATGGGCCTAGATAATACGGGTGTCCCATAAAGCCGAATCTATTGAAACGATTGAAACCCCAACCCCAATTATTAAATCCGTTATTCCAACCCCAACGATTAAATCCGTTGTTCCAGCCCCAACGATTCCAGCCCCAGTTATTAAAACCCCAATTGTTGAAACCCCAGTTATTCCAGCCCCAATTATGAAAGCCATTATTCCAAAAAGGATCATTCATTAAATTTACATTCACAACAACATCGTTGTTTGGATTTCGGCCCCAAGAAGGATTGGTATTATAATTTAAGTCATCTTCTGCATACACATCATCACCAGAAACATAAGTATCTACATCAGTAAAAATTTCATTATCCCCTAAATTTTCTAAACGTTCTAACTCTTTAGTAAAATAGTTATTGTTGTAATCTTTATACTGAGTATCATCTGCAATAATAACTTTATTTTCAGGTTGCTTTATTTCATATTCATCGCCATAAATACCATCTGCAGTTCTATATACACTCTGATACGTACCACAAGAAATCAATAAAAAATTAACTGCAGCTACTATGAAGATGTTATTAAATACTTTATTTGAGAAGGACTGTTTCATAATACTTGTTTTAAGGATGAGTATTCTTTTGAATGAAAAATTGTTCGGCAAAAAGTAGAAAACTTTACTTGGTCTCTTAGCTTTTTATAGTAGTTTTGTATTGTTCTATAAAAAAACAAAATAACTTTAGAACTTATTTCACTTTAAAGGTAACAATTTTTGTGCCAAACTTTTGATTATGAGTAAACATTTAACAAAACGATCCGACGATTATTCTAAGTGGTATAACGAATTAGTTGTAAAAGCCGACTTGGCAGAAAACTCTGCCGTAAGAGGTTGTATGGTTATAAAACCCTACGGATATGCTATTTGGGAAAAAATGCAAGCAGAGTTAGATAGAATGTTTAAAGAAACCGGTCATGAAAATGCCTATTTTCCACTATTTGTGCCAAAAAGTTTATTTGAAGCTGAAGAAAAGAATGCAGAAGGTTTTGCAAAAGAATGTGCTGTGGTTACTCACTACAGACTTCAAAACGACCCTGATAAACCTGGTAAATTAAGAGTAGATCCTGCAGCGAAATTAGAAGAAGAATTAGTTGTAAGACCAACTTCTGAGGCCATTATATGGAACACTTACAAAGGATGGATACAGTCTTACAGAGACTTACCATTACTAATAAATCAATGGGCAAATGTTGTAAGATGGGAAATGCGAACAAGGCTATTTTTACGAACTGCAGAATTTTTATGGCAAGAAGGGCATACGGCACATGCAACAAAAGCAGAAGCTATTGCTGAGGCAAAACAAATGCAAAATGTATATGCCACTTTTGCAGAAGATTTTATGGCAATGCCAGTTGTAAAAGGTATAAAATCTGATAGTGAGCGTTTTGCTGGAGCAGAAGATACCTACACTATAGAGGCTTTGATGCAAGACGGAAAAGCACTTCAAGCAGGTACGAGCCACTTTCTTGGTCAGAATTTTGCTGAAGCTTTTGACGTAAAATTTACTTCAAAAGAAGGAAAACAAGAACATGTTTGGGCAACTTCTTGGGGAGTATCTACACGTTTAATTGGTGGATTAATAATGACTCACTCTGATGACAACGGACTTGTTCTACCTCCAAAGTTAGCTCCTATTCAGGTGGTAATTGTACCTATTTATAAAAACGAAGAACAACTTGCAGAGATATCTGAAAAAGTATCATCAATAGTAAAAGAATTAAGAGCTAAAAATATTTCTGTTAAATTTGATACTAGAGATACTTTTAGACCTGGAGCTAAATTTGCAGAATATGAGCTAAAGGGAGTTCCTTTAAGAATAGCAATGGGCAAAAGAGATTTAGAGAACGGAACTGTAGAAATTGCAAGAAGAGATAACTTCGAGAAACAAACAGTTTCTCAAGATGATGTTGTAGAGATGGTTACAAAACTTTTAAATGAAATACAGGAAAGTCTTTTTCAGAAAGCAAAAAATTATAGAGCAGCTCACACCACAGAAGTAGATAATTTTGAAGATTTTAAAAACACCATAAAAACCAAAGGAGGTTTTGTAGCTGCACATTGGGATGGAACCGAAGAAACAGAAAACAAAATTAAAGAAATTACCAAAGCAACAATAAGATGTATTCCCAATGATGCAATAGAAGAAAATGGAGTTTGTGTATTTAGTGGAAAACCATCAACCAAAAAAGTACTTTTTGCGAAAGCTTATTAAGTACTAATAATTGTGTAGTAAGGTTTTATATTGATAAAAAAACTAGTTAAGAATTCGTTATAAATAGTGACAAAACAACTCATTAATAGTGCTATTATTTTTTTTCGAAAAAAAAATAAACTTTTTTTAAAAAACTATTGCACAATTTAAAAAACGTTGTATATTTGCACCCGCAATTGAGATATAAATTGATTGTTATGGTCCGTTCGTCTAGGGGTTAGGACGCATGGTTTTCATCCATGTAACACGGGTTCGATTCCCGTACGGACTACAAAAGTTTTAATTAAAAAACGAATAAAGAAATTATGGCAAATCATAAGTCAGCATTAAAAAGAATTAGAAGCAACGAAGCTAAAAGATTGCGTAACAAATATCAGCACAAAACTACGCGTAATGCTGTTAGAGATTTACGTTCTATTGAAGACAAGAAAGACGCAGAAGCTAAATTAAATACTGTTATTTCTATGTTAGACAAGTTGGCAAAGAAAAATGTTATACACAAAAACAAAGCCGCTAACTTAAAATCTAAGTTAACTAAGCATGTAGCTTCTTTGTAAAAGTATTCTTTTAAAAAAAATTAAAAGCACTGAATTCTATTCAGTGCTTTTTTTGTTACACAATAAACTTTTCTTATTTACCAATCGTAATGTTTGTGTGCATCTAATCGTAAGAAAATAAATAGTAAAATAGTAAAACCCCACAAAGAAGAACCTCCATAACTAAAAAATGGAAGTGGGATTCCTACGGTTGGAAACAAACCAATTACCATCCCTATATTTACCGATACATGAAAAAATAAAATAGATGCCAATCCGTACCCATAAATTCTACCAAACTTATTGGTGTGAGTTTCCGATAAATAAATAATGCGAAACATCATTACAGAAAATAGTATAATTACGAGAGCGCTTCCTATAAAACCCCATTCTTCTCCAACAACACTAAAAATATAATCGGTATGCTGCTCTGGCACAAAATCGCCTTTCGTTAAATCGCCTTTTAAAAAACCTTTACCACTAAAACCACCAGATTTAATTGTTAGTTCAGATTGATGAGAATTATATCCAATTCCTTTATCATCTGTTTTTTTACCCAATAAAATCTCGAAACGATCTCTGTGATGTTGCTTAAAAACATTGTTGTAAGTATATCCAACGCCTAATATAAAAGCAGCAACTATAATGTAAACTCCTATTACTTTATACCAATTAAATCGTAAAAATCTTTTACCATCTCTGTAAGTAATGTATGCTGTAAAAAGGGTAATTAAAACAAAAAGACTACTTAAAACTACCGTTGCACCAAATAAAATGGTTAGTAAAAATAATGTTATAGCCAAGACTCCTAGTGTTATATAATGTAGGGTTAATCCTTCTCTATTTAATACAAAAAAGAAAGCGAGGTATATAAGAGCAGAACCGGCGTCTGGCTGAAAAAGAATTAAAAATGCAGGAATAAATATAATAATAAAGGCTTTTATTTGATTTTTTATCAACTTAAAATTATAGTGTCTATCACTTAACAACTTGGCTACTGCCAAAGCAGTAAAAGCCTTAACAAACTCGGAAGGCTGTAAGCCTAAAAAACCAAAATTAAACCAAGATTTAGCTCCATTAATTTCTTTTCCGAAAGGAAATAATAGTAGTAATGAGACTAATGAAATAAGATATAATATACTAGCAAAACGTTCATAGAATTTTGCATTAAAAAACAACACAACAATTATTAACGGAACAGAAAGCAAGATAAAAATAAGCTGTTTTCCGTATTTTGTAGAAAATGATAATAACTCTTGCGTATCGTCTGTTTTGGAAGCCGCATAAATATTTAACCAACCGAAAACTACCAAAATAGCGTACAAGAAGATTAGTAACCAATCTAAGTTTTCAAATATATTATTTCGTTCCTGACGCAACTTTTGGAATTTTTGGTATTAATTTATCATATTCTGATTGCAAACTTAAATTTAGCATTGCCTTT encodes:
- the ubiE gene encoding bifunctional demethylmenaquinone methyltransferase/2-methoxy-6-polyprenyl-1,4-benzoquinol methylase UbiE; the encoded protein is MSAEKINPYKDSSLGKKEQVAQMFDNISKNYDGLNRVISLGIDVKWRKKVVQIVGENNPKQILDIATGTGDLALMMASLNPDRIVGLDISAGMLEVGKQKIAKANLSNKIEMMVADSEEMPFKDNTFDAITVSFGVRNFANLAKGIKEIARVLKPTGVLVILETSNPTKFPFKQGYKLYTNYILPLIGKLFSKDKVAYSYLSESANSFPFGEAFNNILQKNGFTYTNDKPVTFGVATIYTARK
- a CDS encoding RNA methyltransferase → MSITKSQLKLITSLSQKKYRQKHQLFIAEGTKVVNELLESSLELEILFATENFETTVRKDKITFISETDLKKISSLKTPNKVLGIFKIPEQNKIIDTGLIIALDAINDPGNLGTIIRLCDWFGVKQLVCSNDTVDCYNQKVVQASMGSLTRISITYLDIETYVKNTSLPSFIADMDGENVYKISLPKEGVLIMGNEANGVSSKIKKVVSNTLSIPRFGENKVTESLNVATATAILLSEFNR
- a CDS encoding OmpP1/FadL family transporter, producing MKKYIIVAVIFAVSFTARAQSLGYQDLALLFSENDKNGTARFTAMAGAFGALGGDVSAMNINPAGISVYNSSAFAGSFNVRSTDINANYYGSDRNTQDQFFNLSQAGAVLVFNTSHSSDWSKLAIGFNYRKQKDFNSNFGFVGNSNIPTFREFPLDQNNPAIAYDFSEEQRFQNNYTGEINEINLAFSSVHLNKLHLGASLNFYNLNFSQMATLEEFNNDGAGNTLEANFYQENFTTGTGVSLNLGFIYKLNKVFRFGMSYQTPTWYTEVIENTNIVDNEGFFGDTEIAVSNDPVIYDNTTGGVFPSESFIYQFRTPSKLTTSGAIVFGKKGLLSIDYTRKNYQNMKLSSTDFMQENAFFQNELRNTNAINIGTEWRLNRFSVRGGYMYEEAPLKEAISTDNLQGYSFGGGYDFGNFKIDFSYGNNNRTSFYNAYAEFSNINAAELQIDNSVFTATATINL
- a CDS encoding porin family protein, whose product is MNKRFLILGFFLLSALSFFSQTERVEYLPTFDNKLMHYGFYLGLNQNDFKLNLKESVVTNANITVAPTAGFNVGLIADLRLHKNLNLRLEPGLVSNSKRILFNHLTTTGKPQDSIREIGSTYLHLPLVLKFSTDRYKNIRPYILGGISYDYNFSSNESNQDDNSAGQFRMKTHNFMYEVGIGVDFYLYFFKFSPSIRGVFALNNEIKYDDDANSQWTAPVNFMGTRGIFLNFAFE
- a CDS encoding NifU family protein, whose product is MSEIKITIQETTNNTILKFNSTSVLINGGSYEFNNVDEAKNAPLVQQLFYLPFVKKVFVTASFIAIQRFDIVEWQDVQEEVKEQIEAYLNDGNVVVNEQKSSTKKEPIEVYAEATPNPSVMKFGTNKALTQVDVEFKNIDEASKSSPLAVAIFQFSFVKEVFISDNYISVTKYDMVEWNDVYGELRSFIREYLADGKTIIKELPKVTIASEEGEKAVVPEVQLEGVAGQIVDILDEYIKPAVAGDGGNIAFRSYDEQNKVVSVVLQGACSGCPSSTATLKNGIENLLKEMLPNQINEVVAIKG
- the rpsT gene encoding 30S ribosomal protein S20 translates to MANHKSALKRIRSNEAKRLRNKYQHKTTRNAVRDLRSIEDKKDAEAKLNTVISMLDKLAKKNVIHKNKAANLKSKLTKHVASL
- the proS gene encoding proline--tRNA ligase — protein: MSKHLTKRSDDYSKWYNELVVKADLAENSAVRGCMVIKPYGYAIWEKMQAELDRMFKETGHENAYFPLFVPKSLFEAEEKNAEGFAKECAVVTHYRLQNDPDKPGKLRVDPAAKLEEELVVRPTSEAIIWNTYKGWIQSYRDLPLLINQWANVVRWEMRTRLFLRTAEFLWQEGHTAHATKAEAIAEAKQMQNVYATFAEDFMAMPVVKGIKSDSERFAGAEDTYTIEALMQDGKALQAGTSHFLGQNFAEAFDVKFTSKEGKQEHVWATSWGVSTRLIGGLIMTHSDDNGLVLPPKLAPIQVVIVPIYKNEEQLAEISEKVSSIVKELRAKNISVKFDTRDTFRPGAKFAEYELKGVPLRIAMGKRDLENGTVEIARRDNFEKQTVSQDDVVEMVTKLLNEIQESLFQKAKNYRAAHTTEVDNFEDFKNTIKTKGGFVAAHWDGTEETENKIKEITKATIRCIPNDAIEENGVCVFSGKPSTKKVLFAKAY
- the rodA gene encoding rod shape-determining protein RodA, whose amino-acid sequence is MRQERNNIFENLDWLLIFLYAILVVFGWLNIYAASKTDDTQELLSFSTKYGKQLIFILLSVPLIIVVLFFNAKFYERFASILYLISLVSLLLLFPFGKEINGAKSWFNFGFLGLQPSEFVKAFTALAVAKLLSDRHYNFKLIKNQIKAFIIIFIPAFLILFQPDAGSALIYLAFFFVLNREGLTLHYITLGVLAITLFLLTILFGATVVLSSLFVLITLFTAYITYRDGKRFLRFNWYKVIGVYIIVAAFILGVGYTYNNVFKQHHRDRFEILLGKKTDDKGIGYNSHQSELTIKSGGFSGKGFLKGDLTKGDFVPEQHTDYIFSVVGEEWGFIGSALVIILFSVMMFRIIYLSETHTNKFGRIYGYGLASILFFHVSVNIGMVIGLFPTVGIPLPFFSYGGSSLWGFTILLFIFLRLDAHKHYDW